The stretch of DNA actcaaagaaaacacagctcaCATCATCATAATGAACATATCCTGAAGAATATTAGATCAACTCTGgataatgatgttttctgtagtgaccactagatggagccacAACTGATGTGGACTGAAGGAAACCTGAGCAGACTGAACTGATATTACAAGAAGAATAAACTGTTTAAACTGTGCAGACTTCAAGTACTTCAAGTGTATTATAGTACTCAACTACAAACTATAACTGAGACGGCAACAAGTTATATTAAATTTCCTTCACATGAGTCTACAAACTTAACATGaagctgtttgtgtctcatgtttcagttttactgaTTAACCTCAGTTTGCATTCATTAGGttgtattctgattggctgaggttGAAGGTGGGAGtcacacctccagccaatcagagtaggagctcattaataatgcagattttatgtaaatacCTCCAGAAACAGCCtgatggaggacagagaggaatctggctgtaaggaaagatggatttagagaaatctaaacaacttttggtgaataaagtgtcagatatgtttaaaataaactcAGTATTTATCAAATTAAGTCAAAAAAGGCCAAAATACCAGATATTTAAAGGTTGTTTGCTCATAAGTTCAACACAGGACTTGATGAATTCATCTTTTCAGTGGGTGAAGTGGTGAGAGCTCTGTAGCTGTGTGactgaacacaaacatgacGATCACAATGACAACGAGGTGTTTCTGTCAGATTTTATTGAATTCATCCAACACAAACACTTTGGTTCCTCTGATGGAGAAACTTCACTCAgtacagacagagttacagatCATCATTCAACACAACATCAGCCAATCCTGCTGTCTGATTAATGAAGTCTATCAGACCATCTAACATTTAACCACCGTATGTTTGACAGAATctaacaacatttaaaaagtgattCAACAGGATGAAGAGTGAGCTCGactatttaatcatttatttattgaagtgCCAGCCTGAGTGTGATCTATGAGGACATGGTCTTTTTTTTGGATCTGGATCTCAACATTCCTCCTTATACTTTGCAGAGACATTGAATATGTTCCTTACTTCCTCATCGTTAATGCACAGCGCTCCTCCCAGCCTCTCATACTGTGACTCTGATCTGTTTACATCAGCAATGCAGGTCCAGGGTTTCTTCTGATCCACAGCTACACACCACTTTGAATGATCACTGCCAGGGTCCCATTTAGCCCAACCAATGTCTACAAAGAGGATATTTTgcacttttcttttatttagatGGCAGAAGGAACCATCTCGGTCTGGCTGGCAGCCCCAGCTCTGGACATTCACATCACTCTTCAATTCCTCTGAAATACTGACGTAAAGATCTCCAACtgcaagaacaacaacaacaggagacATGTTAGACGTTACAGACGGTTTGTGTGTTCGTACTGAACCGTTCGGTACAGGATGTTCAGTTCGATACGCTCCCTGAcacaaacaattactgtcaaaacacTTTAATAATCCACTGATTTTGATATGCAGAACAATTATTCTAGAGTGCGAGTTCCACCCAGAACATTTCGGCAGagcaccacttagctgtagctcAGGGATGTATGCTAGCCGGCCAAGTTACACATGGATGTTTTATAATATCTGGATGCAGGTTGGAGGCTtcgttcattcctatgaaagttactcagtggtgcatgaagccaaaaaagccacttgctgctgtaaagaaattacctgGATGCAAACTGAGCAGCTCTAGCTAACTCCCAGTTTAACCCTTCGCTAACTTTAAtgggataaaatgatttaatcgtgcagctcttttagactttctaaatgttatcggaccgaatggatcaaatttgTCAGGAAACGTTTTTCCTTGttctgttttctcatttcagCTTTTTCTTTAATTGATCTCCTCAATgtgactgaacacagaaactcaggactttCCTGATAATGTAAAGATCCTAcaggtttatattctgacaCCAGTTTGCATTATTTGCACTTTGTTTCTGAGAGTGACCCTGATGCTGACTgaattttaagctctgtgattggctgtttcttgctgaaatgcaacATGGGAGTTGTAGTTGACTTATctccttcagtttttatgtcaaCAGTCTTGAAGTTTTGATTTactaaaaaaacagatattttctaatgcaGTCGTCCATCTTTTgttctgatgattcaaccaggagaatttcatgttgatccaaactCCTCCCACTGTGTTCTCATTGGGTAGTTGGTTGAACAGGACTTGAAATCTATTGGATAATGTTTTGGAGGGCGGGAGTTGCTACAGCCAATGAACAAGAGAAATTAATTCATAACTTgcttcaaaacatattttatctaAAACTGCAGTGTGGAAAAGATACATTGGTCATACAAAGAGGAAATAGAGGAAATCTGTTTGATTTTCTATCATCagctatttttcttttactgtgaaCTACATGAAAACATTCTTCACTCAACACTGAACAAGTGAGCAACAGTAAAAAACTGCCATATAAAAGCTGAGACTAATCACCCACACAGCTCACTGTAGATGTGCTTCCATCTACCTGTTGttgttcatattttcaatttttggaGTTTAAACTCCACAAACTCTGTTATTGGATGTTATTTATAGGGCTACATTCTTATATATCCATTTAATGGACGAGGTCAAAGCCAAAgattattaaataaaactgaattcgTGTCAACTTGTGTCTCTGACTGAAGTATTTTCAGATGGtcttttatgtgtgtaaatgaaatgtctgcatgtatttgtgttttcttgccTCATGTTGATCCTTTAGGGACGAATGAAGTTTTCTGAATTGAATTGGTAGTAGTGATGATACACATCCCAACAGcttaaacagaaacatgaaggaAACTCACCCTCCGGTTTACCATCAGCCGACACTTGTTTAGCAATGCTGTAAAAATCCTTCCCTCTACTGGATTTCAGCGGCTGGAGCGTAGGATCAACCCTGCGTTGTTTTAGagtactgtggattttggtgTCCCAGTTTTTAACTTGAAGCGTTTTATGAAAGTCTGATGGAATATCAGACATGAATGGGTACACATTGATGAGCTGCAGGTGTTTACCTGAAAACATtaagacaaacacatttatggTAACATTCAATCCAAACACTAAAACtaatacacagtaaatatgaagatgGATTACCGATATGTCCAAACTGGTCGTAGTTGAACGTTACACAGATGAATATCTGAGCGTTTCTTGCTCCACTTTTAGGCcagaaattatttttatctctCTTGTAAGGGAACTTTGGTGTGCTGTGTAACAGCCAGACTCCAGTGCCTGTAGTGCCTGTAGTGTCGTTCTTCTGCACCATCGCAACCCCTGTGAACATGAACAGTCAGACAGCAGCTCATCTGAAGCAGCTACACCAGACTGACAGAGCTGAACCCCAACTGATCCAAACACAAGGTCATGGACCAGCTGGACAAATCTGAAGTCAGTTTGATTATTGAAGgtaaatcagcagagaacagaaaGACATGTTCCCTGTGAGAGAGAAGCTTTCTCTGTTTACCTTTACTGTGACCGTATGAAGGAGAAACACTCTTCCTTATATACTCTGGAGGCTGATCGCTGTAGCTGATGTATCCAAAGTTTTTTAGCTACgagtgaaaacagaagaaacaactttttaaagtGTTCTGGATCTGTTGATCGTCACATGTTGAGCAGAGAAACAATCACAACTTGTCTGCAATGATGTGCTGCtttaagaaaacacagagatgaaGGTTAACCTGCTATTTTTGGGTTCAATTCAGACTTTCTGCTATCATGAAGCTGGCTCACTTTTACTTTTTGGTTACTGGGgtagatcaccatggtaaccaggatggatcaccatggtaactatGCTGCAGGGCATCAGTTTGAAGCAGATTAACTTCAGTAGATCAGATCCAAACCTGACGACAGGCAGACCGCTGGCCAATCAGATCAACAGAGTTTAAGTGAGAAGTTATGAAGATCAAGACATTTTTATAGATGAGTCACTTTGCTCTCTATGATACTGAtgtcagagacagaagagacatTTGCAGACGCTTGTGTCCTCTGTGGGTTTAAAGCAGGACCCCGACCATCAGAACAAAACTGAGTCGACCTTTCATGAAAGACATTAACTATTTCCACATTCATTTACAGTAGTAGTGCACTGAAAATGATTTGGCTGGAGTTTTAGTTTTGACAATAATAATGTGAGTTATATATTTACACAATTATGAAAAATGGAATTGAAATATGCTtcagttatttaaatgtattattggCAGTGCTGGACTTAATAATCTTTCTGTCATTGTGAAAATGGAAACTCAgctgtttatttgtctgtgttaCTCTGTGGTTTTACTGTGTTTGAATGGAGCATATTAAGGTGTTATTGAGAGATGATGTACAGAGAGTACAATCAATTACTGGAAAAAATAGTAACAGGTGGCTGAGTCTCTAAAATAATACTCACTGGATTATTTTGGTTGAGTTTAAAGAGCGGCTGCAGGGTGTTTGCCAGGACGCCGTTAGGACTGGcgatgtttttattttggtcattacGCTGAGATTTAGCCCTACCCTGTGCATCTggataaatgtaaatataatccAAACCAGTCAGCTGTGGATTTTTGGGTGTCTTGTATAAGATGTACCTGATGAAACAGTCAGAGAAGACAGAAATCAGAACATAACAGAGACTCTGAAGAGTAAACTGTGGCAGTTACAggatcaaacacagacattaatAACTTTAACTGACCTATAAAACATTCAACTGTTTGTTTATCAGTATATTTACATGCAGATGAGAAATACATGAACTGTAGTAACCTGCTTACTGTAAACCCACATATGCAGCAGCCGGTCATTAATCAGAGCTTATTTATGAACCAGGACTccttgttttaagtgttttactgATATGTTTCTTCTAGTTTTATCCACACTGTGAGGTCAGTCTGTCGGTTCATAACTTTGCTTTAGACTCAAATATCTCAACGATTGTTGGATGGACTGATGTGAAATGTTGTTGACAGTTCAGTTAATGATGCTTTAAACATCCTTTAAAAGTTGATTGTGATTGTGAacatgtcaacctcatggtggcagtAGAGGAACAGTCAGAGGATCACTGAtcatccatccaatagttgttgagaagTGACGGAGCGACAGACATCTATAGAGACGCCGCTAACGAGGCTAAGAACTGAATGAAGTGTGTCTAAGtttgctctgattggctgattgtGACTGTTTGTGCTACTTTAACTTGTGTGGTTTCATGCTGAAGGACAGACAGcaaacatctgctgctgctggaccaactaatctgtgttttattgttttcttagAGGACAAACCAACATGGCTGCCTGGTAGACGTGCAAGTGTTGTCTCACCAGTCCACTGGGTTGTCTCCCTCATCTCTGCAGGTCACTGAGCCCTCAGAGCTGCAGCACAGCAGACTGACCGTCAGCACCAACCTCCACATGActccctgaaacacacagcagcacatcagcTCTGCCTCCTTTCATTCAGTCAACACATTTAAAGTCTCTGAAGCTTTTTAACATCAACAAGCTGCATCATAAGAATTCTTACACTTGATGAAAGAAGAGTGATCAAGATATTTAGTCTTTATcaatattaattaaaaacacaaaatcacataTTACATCACGTTACACCAATGACACAAATGAgaatgatgtcatcacatttaTTCTTGTTCTCTGTCTAAAATACTTCACATTATGTCATTATGGACACACTTTCATTTACTCTATAATGCACCTGGATTACTCTTCATTAACCTGCATTACAATTCATTAATACACTTTTTATTTGATGTATCAATGCAAAGACcaacagtgatggaagaagtactcggatactttactgcagtaaaagtagcaatacagcaaagtacaaatactccattacaagtaaaagtcctgcatgaaaaatactactacagtaaaagtacatgagtattatgagcttgatgtagttaaagtagtaattgcagtaaaagtatgTAATAGTTTCTGCCTACAGACAACCGATACCCCCTGCTGATGTGGGTAAGGAACGGTTGTCCTCTACCTCTGACTGAAGTATCGAACTTAGTTCCCAAAATCTAGACATGAGACCATCCAAGCCTTGCTTAGGGAACCAGATTCAGCCTGGCGtctataatcaccagctgtcGTTGGGCCTATTTAGTCAGGATTCCTAACAGCCAGGTCACAACGAAGTGTATCAGTGCAAATATGTGCTGGAGGTTTTATAGGGCAGATTCAGAGCCCTAACAGTTTAGCCAATTAAACCCCtacagataaactttttaaccTAACTCTACACTGAAATCATACCTCTATCACATGTGTAGTGAGTTAACCTCAATCATTGAATCTAATCCTTTACACTTCTGTTATTCAATAAACACTGTAAGTTTATCTTAAGCAAAAATCACCATAATTTATAATCTAAATAAATTTAAGACTAATGTCAGCTTATCCCAAGGGAGGCGCTCTGCTTACCTGACGAAGATACCAGAAGACCTCAGAGATGAGCACGAGTCAAGAactttggttggagtgtataaaaatacaaaccagttttatttggtttttacaaaatgagtaaaataaggcaaaaataaagtacaagaatttaagtaaaagttaaaaagcaaaaatgaaataaaaaagaccTCAAATGATGACTCTGAAAGAGACTCAGAAAAGGAGATCTCAAAAAAGGCCTGAGGTAAAGGAGGGTcccacaaaaagaaaaaggaaccCCGAGTCTCTCttggcttttctttttataactcTACAACTTCCTCTTCTTGACGTTCTTATTTCCACGTACAGTTTTTATCTCTGTGACATCTATCAGTTCATGCTTATGTTACATGACATTACATGAAATAATGACGTTTTCTTCAGATGTCACTTACTTCACACCCTGTGAAACATTTGAACTTCTTTTACttaaagatgacattttatggatATCAGTGTTGGGccttggctacaagtttggctatcacCAATAATTAGGCCTAATGATTatcaagataattattaattattaaaatcgatacaattattaataagaattaataataacagggCACCATCCTAAAGTCAGGGAAAAAAGGTAGCCacttcagtctcaaagtgtactaatctatgaatttggaactttgattaataattaatttaataactataaacaaaatcaccatatcaataggTAGTTatggttgaaggatttggagttctttacagagcagaggttggcaaaactcattcttgtgcaacattaaaacagacaacaggtatatccaaaagcatttatttaacaaagggtaaaagcaaaacacacaatactaatctagctaagtgtatctatatacaagtgtgagtgtgtgtgtgtgtggggaagatggctgcagtcacctggtgactgagcacatggcgTGCCGacaatttggctgataaagggaactacagagataaaaggccagaccatgtggtgtcttgaaccacatgtgctgcctgaaccaaagtttgtgACACTGGGTTttaaacctcttaactgtgtggttctctattcaaggccaattggtgtatactaaaggtgccaggttaaaacgaggttagttgcatgcaaggcctagttactggatgtaacatgtgttaaacatgctaacattaacctagcggtgtggctatgcagtaacctgactataggcaacaaggacatcacaacaacagttcaatgtataaccttaaccaaatcaatacatgtacagtacattgtttgagttaaacattcttgcttagccgtactatgcttcactgtgttgctaggctataCCCAGTTGTTACCGAGTCCATGGAGggaaagagatgctttgtggcgtTCTGCTTCTTAGCTGGTGAATCTGTAGATGAGacaggctgagaaggctttggctccaaagctgaaagatgcaggtgTTGCTGGGGAGAGAGCACTCCAGTCGTTCAGGTCAGAaggcccaggtcactcctttgttGGAGTTAGCAGCAAGCTAACTCTGTTTCACGGCTCTTGTACTTGTTAAACtagccagcagacttgtgtggtagctgctggcacaaagaaacttagtttctgagtcttaggcaggctctcgtgtcttctgccgtaaagaaaaGACTGTGTATGTCTGCcgtgagcaggccacacaagagagcagagagctgctacagcagctgctggagatgTGAAAGAGcaagcagctgctcctgcagctgaaggagaaagagagcaaggagctgctccttccgcagctggaggagaaaaaaagagctgcTCCAGCCacagatggaggagagaaagagaggcagataACAGGGGAAACTCTggttttgataacctggatccatgggaGGAGCTTCATACTTTAGGTAtgaacccccagggctcaggtttcttggagtcttgaaacatgtggtaaactgtggtccacatgtagtcccaacatcAGAAAACCACAGCTTCTCCTTTTGCCTCAAGTTTCAcaactattttttatgtttctgatgtttgtttgtgtttgtttagtcaTTCTTGATGGTTCAGATCCAGCTCAGCACCAACTGCTCAAATTGTGCAAGTTCTGCACTTATGGTGCAAGACATTAAACTatgttatatttttcattaattaatattaaataaagtaGGCTTGAGTGGAGTTTGTCTCATCCACATATAGTAAAACTTTTAACAAGTACATAAGTAgtatgagcttgatgtagttaaagtatttaTTACTAATTAGTGATTAATCTAATTATTGTTGGACATCAGTGTGATTTGTTTATGGGCTGTTTGAAGCTGCTCTCAGGTTGTTCCCAGAGGGACTTATTAACGGATGGACAGGCTCTCAGATACCTGCTGCTCTCACACACTTTGGGCTTGTTGTCATGTATATAtgtaaacttagcacaaaaagtaaggatatttgtgtttggtagattatgtctttgttgtaacaatgcttcttgggaaataaatcttataccgttggaaagcctgtttatttccctttgaaatggtgccacatttgtaaggaacatgcatttgtggggtgagcagcagagctgagtatgtgggttgaaaaatttgccaaatcttctctgccaatgccaaacagcttattctgccattgactcttgtttggtgtttgctggattggatgattgaagaaacaagacatattggcaatttaacaatttattcatttaacaaacaggagcctcagtagtgtgtggaagaaccatacacagccacaacagcctggcacctcctcctcatgctggtcaccagcctggtcacactctgctgtgggatggcatcccattcttcaaccagcatttgtcgtAAGTCAGCCCACGtagttgtgttggtcactctggcaacAGCACGCCCAaactgatcccacaagtgttcaatggggttgaggtcaggactgctggcaggccgttccatcctctccactcccaaattctggaggtggtctctgataaaccccgctcTGTGGGGGCGAGCGTTGTAATTATTATCAAATATTCTTAACTGGGGATTCATTTCAATATGGCTACTGTATCCCTTCATCCttccctaaacacacacacacacacataggatatactgtatataattaatatatattaatcttaatgttgtgttaatgaTCCATAGGTATGGATGAAGTGTTTTGGATGTGAGGTGAACTGTTGTGCTGAGCTTCATGTTAGTAAAGAAAACTGTGAACACTTTGAATAAATGAACCCCGCAAAGACAAAAGTGAGTTACCAACTGTTACAAACTGTAATGTTATGTTAGctagagggaaatattgtactttctactcctctacatttatttgacagctttagttacttttcagatgaagatttgacacaatggataatataacaagcttttaaaatacaacacattgttaaagatgaaaccagtggtttccaacctttttggcttttgacgtcttacaaaaagcagtgtgtagtcggggtcacatttcacatgtctatgagttgttaacagctccaccaaatagtgatttttccctctaaacttctcacatgctttcatttcaataaatgttcaaatgatccaatatttcagcaaaaatcaaa from Thunnus albacares chromosome 18, fThuAlb1.1, whole genome shotgun sequence encodes:
- the LOC122968972 gene encoding deoxyribonuclease-2-alpha-like, which encodes MWRLVLTVSLLCCSSEGQVTCRDENNGEVDWYILYKTPKNPQLTGLDYIYIYPDAQGRAKSQRNDQNKNIASPNGVLANTLQPLFKLNQNNPLKNFGYISYSDQPPEYIRKSVSPSYGHSKGKQRKLLSHREHVFLFSADLPSIIKLTSDLSSWSMTLCLDQLGFSSVSLV
- the LOC122968171 gene encoding plancitoxin-1-like, whose translation is MFTGVAMVQKNDTTGTTGTGVWLLHSTPKFPYKRDKNNFWPKSGARNAQIFICVTFNYDQFGHIGKHLQLINVYPFMSDIPSDFHKTLQVKNWDTKIHSTLKQRRVDPTLQPLKSSRGKDFYSIAKQVSADGKPEVGDLYVSISEELKSDVNVQSWGCQPDRDGSFCHLNKRKVQNILFVDIGWAKWDPGSDHSKWCVAVDQKKPWTCIADVNRSESQYERLGGALCINDEEVRNIFNVSAKYKEEC